A window of the Streptomyces sp. NBC_01351 genome harbors these coding sequences:
- a CDS encoding maleylpyruvate isomerase N-terminal domain-containing protein has translation MGTVTGFDPSAEHEKTRAALGAVVPRLVRLLRDVPDLDAASGVPVWTVGDVGSHLSAVYVGYSSASSADESMDWDSILPAGEGPFSERIAAMNATSIGLFGGNDRARLADLVAEWGEVFLRVTEHLAPDTPVPVPWFGQDITLATVTGLMLSESLVHGLDIARGAGLSWPISPHEARLALGQTLPTTMPLALDSEKARDVSIAFDLTIKGGPRLAVVVNDGTVTVARDAPPRAYDCRITASPTAFLLVSFRRTPTWKAIARGHMRASGRRPWLAMRLGELIATP, from the coding sequence ATGGGAACCGTCACGGGATTCGATCCCTCCGCCGAGCACGAGAAGACCCGCGCCGCGCTGGGTGCCGTAGTCCCGCGGCTCGTCCGGCTGTTGCGCGACGTCCCCGACCTGGACGCGGCCTCCGGTGTCCCCGTGTGGACGGTGGGCGACGTCGGCTCGCACCTCTCGGCCGTGTACGTCGGGTACTCCTCCGCCAGCAGCGCCGACGAGTCCATGGACTGGGACAGCATCCTGCCGGCGGGAGAAGGGCCGTTCAGCGAGCGGATTGCGGCCATGAACGCCACATCAATAGGCCTCTTCGGCGGCAACGACAGGGCCCGTCTGGCCGACTTGGTCGCCGAGTGGGGCGAGGTGTTCCTGCGGGTCACCGAGCACCTCGCCCCGGACACCCCTGTCCCCGTGCCCTGGTTCGGGCAGGACATCACGCTGGCGACGGTGACAGGCCTGATGCTCAGCGAGAGCCTCGTGCACGGTCTGGACATCGCCCGCGGCGCCGGACTTTCGTGGCCGATCAGCCCGCACGAGGCGCGCCTGGCACTCGGTCAGACACTACCGACGACGATGCCACTGGCCCTGGACTCCGAGAAGGCACGGGATGTCAGCATTGCCTTCGACCTCACCATCAAGGGCGGCCCGCGGCTGGCGGTCGTCGTCAACGACGGAACGGTGACGGTGGCTCGCGATGCTCCGCCACGCGCCTACGACTGCAGGATCACGGCGTCGCCGACCGCGTTCCTGCTGGTCTCCTTCCGGCGCACGCCGACCTGGAAGGCGATCGCGCGCGGCCACATGCGAGCCTCCGGCCGCAGACCGTGGCTCGCCATGCGGCTCGGCGAACTCATCGCCACTCCCTGA